In Phaeobacter piscinae, one genomic interval encodes:
- a CDS encoding M48 family metallopeptidase gives MADHHLPGDPPVPLTLRRSARARRISLRISGLDGRVTLTLPSRVPDREALEFAREKEGWIRGHLAKHPECIDVDYGSVLPIDGQPRHVVAGRGRRVLLAPGQVTVPGGASGAKPGRRIQRYLQELARDRLAAASDHYAAALGRPYRRISLRDTRSRWGSCSSDGALMYSWRLILAPPEVLRYVAAHEVAHLAEMNHSPAFWATVQQLYGNYDGAREWLRSEGNQLHRYRF, from the coding sequence ATGGCTGATCATCACCTGCCCGGAGATCCGCCGGTTCCGCTGACGCTGCGCCGCTCTGCGCGGGCACGGCGGATCAGTCTGCGCATCTCAGGGCTGGATGGTCGGGTGACGCTGACGTTGCCGTCACGGGTCCCGGATCGCGAAGCGCTGGAGTTTGCGCGAGAAAAGGAAGGTTGGATTCGCGGGCATTTGGCGAAGCATCCGGAATGTATCGACGTGGATTACGGCAGCGTGCTGCCGATTGATGGCCAGCCACGGCATGTGGTTGCTGGGCGGGGGCGCAGGGTGCTGTTGGCACCAGGTCAAGTGACGGTGCCGGGGGGCGCCAGCGGGGCGAAGCCGGGGCGCCGGATTCAGCGGTATCTACAGGAGCTTGCGCGTGACAGGCTGGCGGCGGCCTCTGATCACTACGCGGCGGCGCTGGGTCGTCCATATAGACGTATCAGCCTGCGGGATACCCGGTCGCGCTGGGGATCGTGTTCGTCCGACGGGGCGCTGATGTATTCTTGGCGGTTGATCCTGGCACCGCCGGAGGTGCTGCGCTATGTCGCCGCGCATGAGGTGGCCCATCTGGCGGAGATGAACCATTCGCCCGCATTCTGGGCGACCGTCCAGCAACTATATGGCAACTATGATGGCGCGAGAGAGTGGCTGCGCAGCGAGGGCAATCAGCTGCATCGCTACCGTTTCTGA
- a CDS encoding TIGR02300 family protein — translation MPNEEWGVKRVCPTTGKRFYDLNKNPIVSPYTGEVVELNNGKSRMIEADAEDAASRKAKENTDGDDAVLDDADDVDLDLGDDVLDDDDDEDNVSLDEIADVASEDDES, via the coding sequence ATGCCCAATGAAGAATGGGGTGTAAAGCGCGTCTGCCCGACAACCGGCAAACGTTTTTACGACCTGAATAAGAACCCGATCGTCAGCCCTTACACCGGTGAGGTTGTCGAACTGAACAACGGCAAAAGCCGCATGATCGAAGCCGACGCCGAAGATGCGGCCAGCCGCAAGGCCAAGGAAAACACCGACGGTGATGACGCGGTGCTTGATGATGCAGATGATGTCGATCTGGATCTGGGCGACGACGTCTTGGACGATGATGATGACGAGGACAACGTCTCGCTCGACGAGATCGCCGACGTCGCCTCCGAAGACGACGAGTCCTAA
- a CDS encoding Hint domain-containing protein: protein MPLSNWLENLLTNLIGGRGKDKLGGTTGDDTMDAGEGDDTVAGEEGNDLIDGGDGDDIIYGDMGDGFDQGMQASPLTLDINNMHSVSHDGGTGSAGNYAVFSNVATLEDGTSISGKLVLVEKSNANMSVEFGYTSGAEILLDGDQPGDQAKFRLEFFDPATGETVYLNSTATFNDIDDNSYYGDAEAVIIDGSSFTSFGVSADSSLTTDINGDVVKATGSELNDYTDQDSWFSASFEDRSSIEFTLQTRAGLAGFTLSGDILEDPVTTIIDQGADTVMAGVGDDIVHGQGGDDSLLGEEGDDLLDGGEGDDVMEGGTGADTLLGGAGGDTLSGGDGDDYIEGGEGDDRLSTGIGNDTLLGGEGNDTLNNSAGDDSLVGGTGDDSIVATDGNDTLEGGDGADTMYGGNDNDLLVGGADNDLMYGETGDDSLDGGTGDDVMDGGTGNDTLMGGLGADTIAGGDGDDYIDGGDGDDSLTTGLGNDTLIGGAGNDTLRNSAGDDSLVGGTGDDSIVATDGNDTLEGGDGADTMYGGNDNDLLVGGAGDDKMYGEADADTFQMSDGFGNDTISGGEAGNDSDHIDLSNVTSSVTVTYSGYEAGQITDGADTISFSEIEQLTLTDQADIVDASTDNAGVDIDAGAGDDTITFGEGDDSITGGAGDDELILTEGGGVDTVSDFDLNDDDGNGFYNDQLDVSDLAGGSGTNGAVRTGDVAVADDGFGNALLTFPGGEQLVLQGVTPAQMSSHNQLYAAGIPCFTPDVLLATRRGAVPAGQIRVGDLLQTADNGFQPVIWVGRRHLSAADLMHRPQLRPYCLRPGGLLSPDRPMLLSPQHRLIVNDGCLMPEQPRDESFVSAKLLAEMDGGFAAQVTQQTPVTYVHLMTEQHEVIFAEGIATETFWPGPEAIRGLSVDDLRELLTLFPELATVHGLSGEPGRRQVRKTYGDLARRSLRRRDIANRHAA, encoded by the coding sequence ATGCCCCTTTCAAATTGGCTCGAAAATCTCCTCACAAATCTGATCGGTGGCAGGGGCAAGGATAAACTTGGCGGCACCACGGGTGATGACACCATGGATGCCGGCGAGGGGGACGACACTGTCGCCGGTGAAGAAGGCAACGACCTGATTGACGGCGGCGACGGCGACGACATCATCTATGGCGACATGGGGGACGGGTTTGACCAAGGGATGCAGGCCTCTCCGCTGACCCTTGATATCAACAATATGCACAGCGTATCCCATGATGGTGGCACAGGTTCGGCCGGCAACTACGCTGTGTTTAGCAATGTCGCCACGCTTGAGGACGGCACCAGCATCTCCGGCAAATTGGTTCTGGTCGAAAAATCCAACGCCAATATGTCGGTGGAATTTGGGTATACTAGCGGCGCAGAAATCCTGCTGGATGGGGATCAGCCTGGCGATCAGGCCAAGTTCCGACTTGAATTTTTTGATCCGGCCACCGGTGAGACGGTCTACCTCAACTCCACCGCGACCTTCAATGATATCGACGACAACAGCTACTACGGCGACGCCGAAGCCGTCATCATCGATGGCAGCAGCTTTACCTCCTTTGGCGTCTCGGCAGACTCTTCTCTGACCACCGACATCAATGGAGATGTAGTCAAAGCCACCGGATCAGAGCTGAATGATTACACCGATCAGGACTCTTGGTTCTCCGCCTCGTTTGAGGACCGCTCTTCAATTGAATTCACCCTGCAAACCCGTGCGGGCTTGGCTGGGTTCACCCTATCTGGCGACATTCTGGAGGATCCGGTCACCACCATCATCGACCAGGGGGCAGATACGGTCATGGCTGGCGTCGGTGATGATATTGTCCATGGTCAGGGGGGCGATGATTCCCTGCTGGGCGAGGAAGGTGATGACCTGCTGGACGGCGGTGAAGGCGACGATGTCATGGAGGGAGGCACAGGGGCCGACACCCTGCTTGGCGGCGCCGGTGGCGATACGCTCTCTGGCGGCGATGGGGACGATTACATCGAGGGCGGTGAGGGCGACGACAGACTGTCAACCGGCATCGGCAACGATACGCTCCTTGGCGGAGAGGGCAACGACACGCTGAACAACTCGGCAGGTGATGACAGTTTGGTCGGCGGCACCGGCGATGACAGCATTGTCGCCACAGATGGCAATGACACGCTGGAAGGCGGCGATGGCGCCGACACCATGTACGGCGGTAATGACAACGACCTTTTGGTTGGGGGTGCCGACAACGATCTGATGTATGGCGAGACGGGCGACGACAGCCTGGATGGCGGCACCGGCGACGATGTGATGGATGGCGGCACCGGAAACGATACGCTGATGGGGGGCCTCGGCGCCGATACCATCGCGGGCGGGGATGGTGACGACTATATCGACGGCGGCGACGGCGACGACAGTCTGACAACCGGCCTTGGCAACGACACGTTGATTGGTGGCGCAGGCAATGACACGCTACGCAATTCGGCAGGCGATGACAGCCTGGTCGGCGGCACCGGTGATGACAGCATCGTCGCTACAGACGGCAATGACACACTGGAAGGCGGCGATGGTGCCGACACCATGTACGGCGGCAATGACAATGACCTTTTGGTCGGCGGCGCCGGCGATGACAAGATGTATGGCGAGGCGGATGCCGATACCTTCCAGATGTCGGATGGCTTTGGCAATGACACCATCTCTGGCGGTGAGGCCGGGAATGATTCCGACCACATCGACCTGTCGAATGTCACCAGCAGTGTTACCGTCACCTATTCCGGATATGAAGCCGGCCAGATTACCGATGGCGCCGACACCATCTCCTTCAGCGAGATTGAACAGCTGACCCTGACCGACCAGGCGGATATTGTTGATGCTTCGACTGACAACGCCGGGGTGGATATCGATGCAGGCGCTGGCGACGACACCATCACTTTTGGTGAAGGTGATGATTCCATCACCGGTGGAGCTGGCGACGATGAGCTGATCCTGACGGAGGGCGGTGGCGTCGATACCGTCAGCGACTTCGACCTGAACGATGACGATGGCAACGGGTTTTACAATGACCAACTCGACGTCTCAGACCTGGCGGGTGGCAGCGGAACCAACGGAGCCGTGCGCACCGGTGATGTCGCCGTGGCAGACGATGGGTTCGGCAATGCGCTCCTGACCTTCCCCGGCGGGGAGCAACTGGTGCTTCAGGGGGTCACACCTGCGCAAATGAGCAGTCACAACCAGCTCTACGCGGCGGGCATTCCCTGCTTTACGCCTGACGTGCTATTGGCCACGCGCCGGGGCGCTGTCCCTGCGGGTCAGATCCGGGTCGGGGATTTGCTGCAAACCGCAGACAATGGGTTTCAGCCGGTGATCTGGGTTGGCAGGCGCCACCTCAGCGCGGCCGATCTTATGCACCGCCCACAATTGCGCCCCTACTGCCTGCGTCCGGGCGGCCTGCTGTCACCGGACCGACCGATGCTGCTGTCCCCGCAACACCGCCTGATCGTCAATGACGGCTGCCTGATGCCGGAACAACCACGTGACGAAAGCTTTGTTTCCGCGAAACTTCTTGCGGAAATGGATGGCGGTTTTGCAGCACAGGTGACGCAGCAGACACCTGTCACCTATGTCCACCTGATGACGGAGCAGCATGAAGTCATCTTTGCTGAAGGCATCGCGACCGAAACCTTCTGGCCCGGCCCGGAGGCGATCCGCGGCCTGTCCGTAGATGACCTGCGCGAGTTGCTGACACTATTCCCGGAGCTGGCAACCGTGCATGGGTTGTCAGGCGAGCCCGGCCGCCGTCAGGTCCGCAAAACCTACGGCGATCTCGCCCGCCGCTCCCTCAGACGTCGCGACATCGCCAATCGCCACGCCGCGTAA
- a CDS encoding antibiotic biosynthesis monooxygenase, giving the protein MAGLLRLSRRSVVAAMPVCLLAWRAAAWGVPDTPAPGTQHVLRVETGISEAAAASLATALRRATGCLRVDVFRGEGQEVAMFQRWRTQADGDAFWLGQTDARALAYLSRLEI; this is encoded by the coding sequence ATGGCCGGGTTGTTGCGCCTTTCCCGGCGCAGTGTGGTTGCTGCAATGCCCGTCTGTCTGCTGGCGTGGCGCGCAGCGGCTTGGGGTGTGCCTGACACGCCGGCACCCGGTACTCAGCACGTTTTGCGAGTCGAAACGGGTATATCGGAGGCTGCGGCGGCTTCTCTGGCGACGGCGTTGCGGCGCGCAACAGGATGTCTGCGTGTTGATGTCTTCCGGGGTGAGGGGCAGGAAGTTGCGATGTTCCAACGCTGGCGCACGCAAGCCGATGGCGACGCATTCTGGTTGGGCCAGACCGACGCGCGGGCCTTGGCCTACCTGAGCAGGCTCGAGATCTAA
- a CDS encoding putative quinol monooxygenase, with translation MTIWVTLEMRVKDGAFDALSAFLEVSLPNVRGFDGALSVTLYYDAQTMAFLIHEEWLSREHHQAYLAFIEERGVMAALLGFMEGPPKVTYYDRLVV, from the coding sequence ATGACGATTTGGGTCACGCTTGAAATGCGCGTAAAGGACGGAGCGTTTGACGCATTGTCAGCGTTTCTGGAGGTAAGCCTGCCAAATGTGCGCGGCTTCGACGGGGCGTTGAGTGTTACGCTTTATTATGATGCGCAAACAATGGCGTTCCTCATCCACGAAGAATGGCTGAGCCGTGAGCACCATCAGGCCTATCTCGCCTTCATTGAAGAACGCGGAGTTATGGCGGCGCTGCTCGGGTTCATGGAGGGGCCACCTAAGGTTACCTACTACGACAGGCTGGTGGTGTGA
- a CDS encoding helix-turn-helix transcriptional regulator — MIRGHRIKNCAAAEDRILLIPEGLHDFAGAEVIMTSGRAGIFHKLLYQDAFGTEFLSNAPCLAYVLRGRETFVDADGDETTVVTGDTLLVPRHHHMVSEFSSETGPLEAVLFFFSDAVIAEFLAATSHGVTTAPRSRTALFAGSPSLHEYVSALPRVYGGLQASPALVKSKLLELLLLLDLHDHQGQLWRFLVHENSQRARRNIKQVMRAHALADLSVADYATLSGRSVSTFQRDFKRAFGEAPSVWLRRARLDHARVRVIDGKDTIADIALAAGYSDTSHFIKAYKAHFDRTPKQHRLQLA; from the coding sequence ATGATCCGTGGACACCGGATAAAAAATTGCGCTGCCGCTGAGGACAGGATCCTGCTGATCCCCGAGGGGCTTCACGATTTTGCCGGGGCGGAGGTGATCATGACCAGTGGTCGTGCCGGGATCTTTCATAAGCTGCTGTATCAAGATGCCTTTGGGACGGAGTTTCTTTCCAACGCGCCCTGTCTTGCATATGTGCTTCGAGGGCGCGAAACTTTTGTCGACGCGGATGGCGACGAGACAACTGTGGTAACGGGGGACACGCTGCTGGTGCCGCGGCATCATCACATGGTGTCTGAGTTCTCAAGTGAAACGGGGCCGCTTGAGGCGGTCTTGTTCTTTTTTAGCGATGCTGTGATCGCGGAGTTTCTGGCTGCGACCTCACATGGAGTCACAACGGCACCGCGCAGCCGGACTGCCCTGTTTGCGGGGTCGCCATCGCTGCACGAATATGTCAGTGCGCTTCCCCGGGTATATGGCGGCCTGCAAGCCTCTCCCGCACTTGTGAAATCGAAACTGTTGGAGCTGCTGTTGCTGCTGGATCTGCATGACCACCAGGGGCAGCTATGGCGATTTCTTGTCCATGAGAACTCCCAGCGCGCCCGTCGCAATATCAAGCAGGTCATGCGGGCACATGCGCTCGCGGATCTTTCGGTTGCGGATTACGCGACGCTTTCGGGGCGGTCAGTTTCGACCTTTCAGCGTGACTTCAAGCGTGCCTTTGGCGAGGCGCCGAGTGTCTGGCTGCGGCGCGCGCGGCTGGACCATGCTCGGGTCCGGGTGATCGACGGCAAAGATACCATTGCCGACATCGCGCTAGCAGCAGGGTACTCCGACACCTCACATTTCATCAAAGCCTATAAGGCCCATTTCGATCGGACGCCGAAGCAGCACCGTTTGCAACTGGCCTAA